In Eupeodes corollae chromosome 3, idEupCoro1.1, whole genome shotgun sequence, a single genomic region encodes these proteins:
- the LOC129950336 gene encoding clavesin-2-like isoform X2 has translation MMQETPKDEDKMSEYFEFQMTKRYLKAGSISYMGRQQQSFNKNEARDRRKALIALKDMIGASMNFALKDKSCCTDDDFLNRFLYARKFRCNEAFELIINYHSYKQRNKVLLQKLNIFDETIQMALRDGNPCILKERDRRGRKVILFNTVNWEPTKYTAEDVYRAFLLTLDKLLEEKQNQALGFVVIVDWTNFTLRQSSHMQPKILKLMIEGLQDCFPAKFKAIHFIAQPWYVDIALAVIKPFLKDKTRERFKLHGTNLATLHECIAKDILPPDLGGEGPSVNTLDWYHVLLESSQTTEAPKSYRLIETTVYAKAPFKIPSSNGISEKSQLMIEANHSNL, from the exons acAAAATGTCggaatattttgaatttcagaTGACCAAACGTTACTTGAAAGCCGGTTCTATATCATACATGGGCCGTCAACAACAATCGTTCAATAAAAATGAGGCACGTGATCGACGGAAAGCATTAATAGCTCTTAAAGATATGATTGGAGCAAGCATGAATTTCGCCTTGAAAGACAAATCGTGCTGCACCGACGATGACTTTCTAAATAGATTTCTTTATGCCAGAAAATTTCGATGCAACGAAGcctttgaattaattattaactATCATTCGTATAAGCAACGTAATAAAGTTCTCCTACAGAAGCTTAATATCTTCGATGAAACCATCCAGATGGCTTTGAGAGATGGGAATCCGTGTATATTGAAAGAACGTGACCGACGTGGTAGGAAAGTGATTCTATTCAATACAGTCAATTGGGAACCAACAAAATACACAGCTGAGGATGTTTACCGGGCCTTTCTGCTGACACTAGATAAACTGTTGGAAGAGAAGCAAAATCAAGCATTGGGTTTTGTGGTGATTGTAGATTGGACAAACTTTACTCTGCGACAGTCATCGCACATGCAGCCAAAGATTCTGAAATTAATGATAGAAGGATTACAA GATTGTTTTCCAGCTAAATTCAAGGCGATCCATTTCATTGCCCAACCCTGGTATGTCGACATCGCTTTGGCTGTGATCAAACCATTTCTCAAGGACAAAACTCGTGAACGTTTCAAGTTGCATGGCACCAATCTCGCAACCTTACATGAATGCATTGCCAAGGACATCCTTCCTCCAGATCTGGGCGGTGAAGGACCAAGTGTCAATACACTCGATTGGTATCATGTTCTTCTCGAATCTAGCCAAACTACCGAAGCACCAAAATCATATCGACTCATCGAAACGACAGTTTATGCAAAGGCTCCATTCAAGATACCATCGTCGAATGGTATTTCAGAGAAAAGTCAGTTAATGATTGAAGCGAATCACAGTAACTTATGA
- the LOC129950336 gene encoding clavesin-2-like isoform X1, producing MEHLQITSFRNKMSEYFEFQMTKRYLKAGSISYMGRQQQSFNKNEARDRRKALIALKDMIGASMNFALKDKSCCTDDDFLNRFLYARKFRCNEAFELIINYHSYKQRNKVLLQKLNIFDETIQMALRDGNPCILKERDRRGRKVILFNTVNWEPTKYTAEDVYRAFLLTLDKLLEEKQNQALGFVVIVDWTNFTLRQSSHMQPKILKLMIEGLQDCFPAKFKAIHFIAQPWYVDIALAVIKPFLKDKTRERFKLHGTNLATLHECIAKDILPPDLGGEGPSVNTLDWYHVLLESSQTTEAPKSYRLIETTVYAKAPFKIPSSNGISEKSQLMIEANHSNL from the exons acAAAATGTCggaatattttgaatttcagaTGACCAAACGTTACTTGAAAGCCGGTTCTATATCATACATGGGCCGTCAACAACAATCGTTCAATAAAAATGAGGCACGTGATCGACGGAAAGCATTAATAGCTCTTAAAGATATGATTGGAGCAAGCATGAATTTCGCCTTGAAAGACAAATCGTGCTGCACCGACGATGACTTTCTAAATAGATTTCTTTATGCCAGAAAATTTCGATGCAACGAAGcctttgaattaattattaactATCATTCGTATAAGCAACGTAATAAAGTTCTCCTACAGAAGCTTAATATCTTCGATGAAACCATCCAGATGGCTTTGAGAGATGGGAATCCGTGTATATTGAAAGAACGTGACCGACGTGGTAGGAAAGTGATTCTATTCAATACAGTCAATTGGGAACCAACAAAATACACAGCTGAGGATGTTTACCGGGCCTTTCTGCTGACACTAGATAAACTGTTGGAAGAGAAGCAAAATCAAGCATTGGGTTTTGTGGTGATTGTAGATTGGACAAACTTTACTCTGCGACAGTCATCGCACATGCAGCCAAAGATTCTGAAATTAATGATAGAAGGATTACAA GATTGTTTTCCAGCTAAATTCAAGGCGATCCATTTCATTGCCCAACCCTGGTATGTCGACATCGCTTTGGCTGTGATCAAACCATTTCTCAAGGACAAAACTCGTGAACGTTTCAAGTTGCATGGCACCAATCTCGCAACCTTACATGAATGCATTGCCAAGGACATCCTTCCTCCAGATCTGGGCGGTGAAGGACCAAGTGTCAATACACTCGATTGGTATCATGTTCTTCTCGAATCTAGCCAAACTACCGAAGCACCAAAATCATATCGACTCATCGAAACGACAGTTTATGCAAAGGCTCCATTCAAGATACCATCGTCGAATGGTATTTCAGAGAAAAGTCAGTTAATGATTGAAGCGAATCACAGTAACTTATGA
- the LOC129950336 gene encoding clavesin-2-like isoform X3 — MKVDKMSEYFEFQMTKRYLKAGSISYMGRQQQSFNKNEARDRRKALIALKDMIGASMNFALKDKSCCTDDDFLNRFLYARKFRCNEAFELIINYHSYKQRNKVLLQKLNIFDETIQMALRDGNPCILKERDRRGRKVILFNTVNWEPTKYTAEDVYRAFLLTLDKLLEEKQNQALGFVVIVDWTNFTLRQSSHMQPKILKLMIEGLQDCFPAKFKAIHFIAQPWYVDIALAVIKPFLKDKTRERFKLHGTNLATLHECIAKDILPPDLGGEGPSVNTLDWYHVLLESSQTTEAPKSYRLIETTVYAKAPFKIPSSNGISEKSQLMIEANHSNL, encoded by the exons acAAAATGTCggaatattttgaatttcagaTGACCAAACGTTACTTGAAAGCCGGTTCTATATCATACATGGGCCGTCAACAACAATCGTTCAATAAAAATGAGGCACGTGATCGACGGAAAGCATTAATAGCTCTTAAAGATATGATTGGAGCAAGCATGAATTTCGCCTTGAAAGACAAATCGTGCTGCACCGACGATGACTTTCTAAATAGATTTCTTTATGCCAGAAAATTTCGATGCAACGAAGcctttgaattaattattaactATCATTCGTATAAGCAACGTAATAAAGTTCTCCTACAGAAGCTTAATATCTTCGATGAAACCATCCAGATGGCTTTGAGAGATGGGAATCCGTGTATATTGAAAGAACGTGACCGACGTGGTAGGAAAGTGATTCTATTCAATACAGTCAATTGGGAACCAACAAAATACACAGCTGAGGATGTTTACCGGGCCTTTCTGCTGACACTAGATAAACTGTTGGAAGAGAAGCAAAATCAAGCATTGGGTTTTGTGGTGATTGTAGATTGGACAAACTTTACTCTGCGACAGTCATCGCACATGCAGCCAAAGATTCTGAAATTAATGATAGAAGGATTACAA GATTGTTTTCCAGCTAAATTCAAGGCGATCCATTTCATTGCCCAACCCTGGTATGTCGACATCGCTTTGGCTGTGATCAAACCATTTCTCAAGGACAAAACTCGTGAACGTTTCAAGTTGCATGGCACCAATCTCGCAACCTTACATGAATGCATTGCCAAGGACATCCTTCCTCCAGATCTGGGCGGTGAAGGACCAAGTGTCAATACACTCGATTGGTATCATGTTCTTCTCGAATCTAGCCAAACTACCGAAGCACCAAAATCATATCGACTCATCGAAACGACAGTTTATGCAAAGGCTCCATTCAAGATACCATCGTCGAATGGTATTTCAGAGAAAAGTCAGTTAATGATTGAAGCGAATCACAGTAACTTATGA
- the LOC129950336 gene encoding clavesin-2-like isoform X4 — protein MSEYFEFQMTKRYLKAGSISYMGRQQQSFNKNEARDRRKALIALKDMIGASMNFALKDKSCCTDDDFLNRFLYARKFRCNEAFELIINYHSYKQRNKVLLQKLNIFDETIQMALRDGNPCILKERDRRGRKVILFNTVNWEPTKYTAEDVYRAFLLTLDKLLEEKQNQALGFVVIVDWTNFTLRQSSHMQPKILKLMIEGLQDCFPAKFKAIHFIAQPWYVDIALAVIKPFLKDKTRERFKLHGTNLATLHECIAKDILPPDLGGEGPSVNTLDWYHVLLESSQTTEAPKSYRLIETTVYAKAPFKIPSSNGISEKSQLMIEANHSNL, from the exons ATGTCggaatattttgaatttcagaTGACCAAACGTTACTTGAAAGCCGGTTCTATATCATACATGGGCCGTCAACAACAATCGTTCAATAAAAATGAGGCACGTGATCGACGGAAAGCATTAATAGCTCTTAAAGATATGATTGGAGCAAGCATGAATTTCGCCTTGAAAGACAAATCGTGCTGCACCGACGATGACTTTCTAAATAGATTTCTTTATGCCAGAAAATTTCGATGCAACGAAGcctttgaattaattattaactATCATTCGTATAAGCAACGTAATAAAGTTCTCCTACAGAAGCTTAATATCTTCGATGAAACCATCCAGATGGCTTTGAGAGATGGGAATCCGTGTATATTGAAAGAACGTGACCGACGTGGTAGGAAAGTGATTCTATTCAATACAGTCAATTGGGAACCAACAAAATACACAGCTGAGGATGTTTACCGGGCCTTTCTGCTGACACTAGATAAACTGTTGGAAGAGAAGCAAAATCAAGCATTGGGTTTTGTGGTGATTGTAGATTGGACAAACTTTACTCTGCGACAGTCATCGCACATGCAGCCAAAGATTCTGAAATTAATGATAGAAGGATTACAA GATTGTTTTCCAGCTAAATTCAAGGCGATCCATTTCATTGCCCAACCCTGGTATGTCGACATCGCTTTGGCTGTGATCAAACCATTTCTCAAGGACAAAACTCGTGAACGTTTCAAGTTGCATGGCACCAATCTCGCAACCTTACATGAATGCATTGCCAAGGACATCCTTCCTCCAGATCTGGGCGGTGAAGGACCAAGTGTCAATACACTCGATTGGTATCATGTTCTTCTCGAATCTAGCCAAACTACCGAAGCACCAAAATCATATCGACTCATCGAAACGACAGTTTATGCAAAGGCTCCATTCAAGATACCATCGTCGAATGGTATTTCAGAGAAAAGTCAGTTAATGATTGAAGCGAATCACAGTAACTTATGA
- the LOC129952036 gene encoding proteasome subunit alpha type-1, with protein MFRNQYDSDVTVWSPQGRLHQVEYAMEAVKLGSATVGLKNRDYAVLVGLRRATSELSSSQKKIIPIDDHLGISIAGITADARVLSRYLRSECLNYKYSYDTTYPVSRLIMNLGNKMQVTTQRYDRRPYGVGLLVAGYDDQGPHIYQVVPSANYFNCKAMSIGSRSQSARTYLERHLGEFADCTKDELICHGIQAIRGTLPNDELLAKDEQSPLLNISIAIVGKGQEFKIFDDEENLHFVNMAKAKAGSAPGPSRGQEDAPAAGPGDDGDEPRPPPNDPQVAVETMDQ; from the exons atg TTCCGAAACCAATACGATAGTGATGTGACTGTCTGGAGTCCCCAGGGTCGTCTGCATCAAGTCGAATATGCCATGGAAGCAGTCAAACTGGGTTCCGCAACTGTAGGTCTGAAAAACCGAGACTATGCCGTTTTGGTGGGACTCCGTCGTGCAACTTCTGAGCTCTCGTCCAGTCAGAAGAAAATCATCCCAATCGATGACCATTTGGGTATTTCAATTGCTGGAATCACTGCCGATGCTCGTGTTTTGAGCCGTTACCTCCGTTCGGAATGTTTGAACTACAAGTACTCGTACGATACAACTTACCCAGTGTCGCGATTGATTATGAACTTGGGCAACAAAATGCAGGTTACCACTCAGCGTTATGATCGTCGTCCTTATGGTGTTGGACTCCTAGTTGCTGGTTACGATGATCAGGGACCACACATCTACCAAGTTGTTCCATCGGCCAACTATTTCAACTGCAAGGCTATGTCAATTGGATCCAGGTCCCAGAGTGCTCGTACCTACTTGGAGCGCCATTTGGGTGAGTTCGCTGACTGCACTAAGGATGAATTGATTTGCCATGGTATCCAGGCTATTCGAGGAACTCTTCCCAACGATGAATTATTGGCTAAGGACGAACAGTCTCCACTTTTG AACATCTCAATTGCCATCGTCGGCAAGGgtcaggaattcaaaatattcGATGACGAAGAAAACTTGCACTTTGTAAATATGGCAAAGGCTAAGGCTGGCTCTGCCCCAGGTCCATCAAGAGGTCAAGAAGATGCACCTGCAGCCGGTCCTGGTGATGACGGAGATGAGCCACGTCCACCCCCAAACGATCCACAGGTAGCTGTGGAAACCATGGATCAGTAA
- the LOC129951411 gene encoding serine palmitoyltransferase 2-like codes for MLEQRCRTDGLALDSPRCKVCWSVRLSEVIALKKKYKPYLHLYETHSVVAMGPNGRGTVDYYGADPKDVDILMGKFKSFGSAGGYIAGTKNCRSYTNFA; via the exons ATGCTTGAACAGCGTTGCAGAACAGACGGCTTGGCTTTAGACAGTCCCCGTTGTAAAGTGTGTTGGAGTGTTCGATTGTCCGAAGTTATTGCAttgaagaagaaatacaaaCCTTATTTGCATTTGTATGAGACGCATAGTGTGGTAGCAATGGGACCAAATGGTCGCGGTACTGTCGACTATTATGGCGCCGATCCGAAAGATGTTGATATTCTAATGGGAAAATTTAAGAGCTTTGGCAGTGCTGGTGGTTATATTGCTGGAACAAAg aactGTAGGTCGTACACAAACTTTGCGTAA
- the LOC129951088 gene encoding toll-interacting protein-like codes for MAGVNVETRENRWRKAIVGPLPPDFLRISTPREIQEAVDCQAAMALYQQQAMPQYVAPNHVGRLSITCAQARLVRNYGLTRMDPYVRVRVGHYVYETQTDPNGGKNPRWNRVIQSQLPVGVNSISVEVYDECSFKMDELIAWTEIRIPESVLRGETHEEWYPLSGKQGEGLEGSIDMVLSFGNQPVTPYMYQAISAAPMVMVPPGRPMPIFVAPQQPQMPPPIPQISEADLKQVHEMFPDIDKEVVKSVFEANRGNKDATVNSLLQMNE; via the exons ATGGCTGGTGTTAATGTTGAAACTCGAGAAAATCGATGGAGAAAG GCAATTGTTGGTCCATTACCTCCAGATTTTCTTCGTATTTCAACACCAAGGGAAATTCAGGAAGCCGTCGATTGCCAAGCTGCAATGGCATTGTATCAACAACAAGCTATGCCGCAATATGTG gCACCAAATCATGTCGGACGCCTTAGCATTACTTGTGCCCAAGCCCGTTTAGTTCGTAATTACGGTCTCACGCGAATGGATCCATATGTTCGAGTTCGTGTCGGTCATTATGTCTACGAAACACAAACCGATCCAAATGGTGGTAAAAATCCACGTTGGAATCGTGTCATTCAATCTCAGCTTCCTGTCGGCGTGAATTCGATTTCGGTTGAAGTCTACGATGAATGTAGTTTTAAAATGGACGAACTAATTGCATGGACTGAAATACGAATCCCTGAATCGGTATTGCGCGGCGAAACCCACGAAGAATGGTATCCATTGAGTGGCAAACAAGGTGAAGGTCTCGAAGGAAGCATCGATATGGTTTTGAGTTTTGGCAATCAACCTGTGACACCATACATGTATCAGGCTATATCTGCAGCACCGATGGTTATGGTACCACCAGGACGACCAATGCCAATATTTGTGGCCCCGCAACAACCACAAATGCCACCTCCAATTCCACAAATCAGCGAAGCAGATCTTAAACag gtccACGAAATGTTCCCAGATATTGATAAGGAAGTAGTAAAGTCCGTATTCGAAGCAAATCGAGGAAACAAAGATGCAACTGTTAATTCATTACTTCAAATGAACGAatag
- the LOC129951087 gene encoding catalase-like — MANRDKATNQLLDYKKSIGDAATTITTSSGEPIGIKDAVLTVGPRGPLLFEDFHFLDELAHFDRERIPERVVHAKGAGAFGYFEVTHDITKYCAAKVFAGVNKRTPIAVRFSTVGGESGSADTVRDPRGFAVKFYTEEGIWDLVGNNTPIFFIRDPTLFPSFIHTQKRNPQTHLKDPDMFWDFFALRPEATHQFAILFSDRGIPDGFRHMNGYGSNTFKMINSSNVPVYCKFHHITDQGIRNLDPKRAAELASSDPDYSTRDLFNAIAEGKFPSWTMYIQVMTFEQAKTYKYNPFDVTKIWPHEDFPLIPVGKLVLNRNPKNYFAEVEQIAFAPSHMPPGIEPSPDKMLQGRLFYGDTQRYRLGVNYLQLPVNCPYRVAVKNYQRDGRMCFTDNQDGAPNYYPNSFGGPQESLRARNLRERFSVTGDVDRYRSGDEDNFSQVTNFWLNVLSCQERRRLVENIAASLINANPTIQVKALSNFTQVHPDLGAQLTRALKLLSSTKM, encoded by the coding sequence aTGGCTAATAGAGATAAAGCAACAAACCAGTTGCTGGATTATAAAAAGTCCATAGGTGACGCAGCGACAACAATTACGACCAGCTCGGGGGAGCCGATTGGTATTAAGGATGCAGTTCTCACAGTGGGGCCGAGAGGACCTCTTCTATTCGAAGACTTTCATTTTCTCGATGAGCTCGCACATTTCGATCGTGAGCGAATTCCTGAACGTGTGGTCCATGCTAAGGGCGCTGGAGCTTTTGGATATTTCGAAGTTACCCATGacataacaaaatattgtgCAGCAAAAGTTTTTGCAGGTGTGAATAAACGAACACCAATTGCTGTCCGTTTTTCCACCGTTGGAGGCGAAAGCGGTTCGGCTGATACTGTGCGTGATCCGAGAGGGTTCGCAGTCAAGTTCTACACAGAAGAAGGAATTTGGGATCTTGTTGGGAATAATactccaatatttttcataagggATCCAACATTATTCCCAAGTTTTATTCACACACAAAAACGCAATCCTCAAACACATCTCAAGGACCCAGATATGTTTTGGGATTTCTTTGCTCTCCGACCTGAGGCTACACATCAGTTTGCAATTCTATTCTCAGATAGAGGAATTCCCGATGGTTTTCGTCACATGAATGGGTATGGATCGAATAcctttaaaatgataaattccTCCAACGTACCTGTCTACTGCAAGTTTCATCATATAACCGATCAAGGGATACGAAACTTGGATCCCAAGCGTGCTGCAGAATTGGCTTCATCAGACCCAGACTACAGCACACGAGATTTGTTTAATGCAATTGCAGAGGGAAAATTTCCAAGTTGGACAATGTACATTCAAGTTATGACCTTTGAGCAAGCCAAAACCTACAAATATAATCCTTTTGATGTGACTAAAATCTGGCCACATGAGGATTTCCCATTGATTCCGGTTGGAAAATTGGTGCTTAATCGAAATCCTAAAAATTACTTTGCTGAAGTTGAACAAATTGCTTTTGCTCCGTCTCACATGCCTCCCGGCATTGAACCGTCTCCAGATAAAATGCTTCAAGGAAGGCTCTTTTATGGTGATACCCAACGCTATCGGCTGGGAGTGAACTATTTACAGTTGCCTGTTAATTGTCCTTATCGTGTGGCAGTTAAGAACTACCAACGTGATGGTAGAATGTGTTTCACGGATAATCAAGATGGAGCTCCAAATTACTATCCGAATTCTTTTGGTGGACCCCAGGAATCTCTACGTGCTAGAAATTTACGGGAACGATTTTCAGTGACTGGAGATGTAGATCGTTATCGTAGTGGTGATGAGGATAATTTCTCACAAGTTACtaatttttggttgaatgtTCTCTCTTGTCAAGAGAGAAGAAGATTagttgaaaatattgctgcaaGTTTGATTAATGCTAATCCAACTATTCAAGTGAAGGCTTTGAGTAATTTTACCCAAGTTCATCCTGATTTGGGAGCACAACTTACAAGGGCTCTGAAGCTACTGAGTTCGACTAAAATGTAA